A stretch of Leucobacter aridicollis DNA encodes these proteins:
- a CDS encoding ABC transporter ATP-binding protein, translating to MNPVLSVSGIERSFGMDVALRGVDLDVAQGEILAIMGPSGSGKSTLLHILAGVLTPDAGTATYRDPATSETAELSALGEAARAKLRLSEFGFIFQFGQLLPDLSAVDNVSLPLLLAGQPRKVALRQARRWLERLGLDAHAQKLPSELSGGQAQRVAIARALVTAPKVIFADEPTGALDSLSAEQVMLTLTELSRASGTTVVLVTHDARTAAYADREIVVRDGKLSGLAR from the coding sequence ATGAATCCCGTGCTCAGCGTCAGCGGCATCGAACGGTCATTCGGCATGGACGTCGCCCTGCGCGGCGTCGACCTCGACGTCGCGCAGGGCGAGATCCTCGCGATCATGGGGCCATCGGGTTCCGGCAAGTCGACACTGCTGCACATCCTCGCCGGAGTGCTCACTCCCGACGCCGGCACCGCGACCTACCGCGACCCGGCAACCAGCGAGACCGCGGAACTCAGCGCGCTCGGCGAGGCGGCACGGGCGAAGCTTCGGCTCAGCGAATTCGGCTTCATCTTCCAATTCGGGCAGCTGCTCCCGGACCTCAGCGCGGTCGACAACGTATCGTTGCCGCTGTTGCTCGCCGGGCAGCCTCGAAAAGTCGCGCTCCGGCAGGCGCGCCGGTGGCTTGAGCGCCTGGGGCTCGACGCCCACGCGCAGAAGCTTCCGTCGGAGCTGTCGGGCGGCCAAGCGCAGCGCGTCGCGATCGCCCGCGCACTCGTCACCGCCCCCAAAGTGATCTTTGCCGACGAGCCGACAGGGGCGCTCGACTCCCTCTCTGCTGAGCAGGTGATGCTCACGCTCACCGAGCTTTCCCGCGCCTCAGGAACGACGGTGGTGCTCGTCACACACGACGCACGCACCGCCGCGTACGCGGACCGTGAGATCGTCGTGCGCGACGGCAAGCTGTCGGGGCTGGCCCGATGA
- the ispG gene encoding flavodoxin-dependent (E)-4-hydroxy-3-methylbut-2-enyl-diphosphate synthase codes for MPKVPEVLAPRRKTRQIKVGSVGVGSDSQISVQSMTTTPTTDINGTLQQIAELTAAGCDIVRVAVPSQDDADVLHIIAKKSQIPVIADIHFQPRYIYAAIDAGCAAVRVNPGNIRQFDGNVGAIAKAAKDAGVSLRIGVNAGSLDRRLLQKYGKPTAEALVESAVWEASLFEEHDFHDFKISVKHNDPIVMTKAYRQLAAAGDWPLHLGVTEAGPAFQGTIKSATAFGILLSEGIGDTIRVSLSAPPVEEVKVGLQILQSLNLRERKLEIVSCPSCGRAQVDVYTLAEEVTKGLEGMTVPLRVAVMGCVVNGPGEAREADLGVASGNGKGQIFVKGEVIKTVPESEIVATLIEEANRIADEMGHERESGAPEVLAVK; via the coding sequence ATGCCGAAGGTGCCGGAAGTATTGGCACCGCGGCGCAAGACCCGTCAAATCAAGGTCGGCTCAGTCGGCGTGGGCAGTGACTCGCAGATCTCTGTGCAGTCGATGACCACGACTCCGACGACCGACATCAACGGAACGCTCCAGCAGATCGCCGAGCTCACGGCGGCCGGATGCGACATCGTGCGCGTCGCGGTGCCAAGCCAGGACGACGCGGATGTGTTGCACATCATCGCGAAGAAGAGCCAGATTCCGGTGATCGCCGACATCCACTTCCAGCCGCGCTACATCTATGCGGCCATCGATGCCGGGTGCGCCGCGGTTCGCGTGAACCCCGGCAACATCCGCCAGTTCGACGGCAACGTCGGGGCGATCGCGAAGGCCGCCAAGGACGCGGGCGTCTCGCTCAGGATCGGCGTGAACGCCGGCTCCCTCGACCGTCGCCTGCTGCAGAAGTACGGCAAGCCCACCGCCGAGGCGCTCGTCGAGAGCGCCGTCTGGGAGGCGTCGCTCTTCGAAGAGCACGACTTCCACGACTTCAAGATCTCGGTGAAGCACAACGACCCCATCGTCATGACGAAGGCCTACCGGCAGCTCGCTGCCGCCGGCGACTGGCCGCTGCACCTCGGCGTGACCGAGGCCGGTCCCGCGTTCCAGGGCACCATCAAGAGTGCCACCGCGTTTGGCATTCTGCTGTCCGAGGGCATCGGCGACACCATTCGCGTGTCGCTGTCGGCGCCCCCTGTCGAGGAGGTCAAGGTCGGCCTGCAGATCTTGCAGTCGCTGAACCTTCGCGAGCGCAAGCTTGAGATCGTGTCGTGCCCATCGTGTGGCCGCGCGCAGGTCGACGTGTACACGCTCGCCGAGGAGGTCACCAAGGGCCTTGAGGGCATGACGGTGCCGCTGCGCGTCGCTGTCATGGGATGCGTCGTGAACGGCCCCGGCGAGGCGCGCGAGGCAGACCTCGGTGTCGCCTCGGGCAACGGCAAGGGCCAGATCTTCGTGAAGGGCGAGGTCATCAAGACCGTTCCCGAGTCCGAGATTGTCGCCACCCTGATCGAGGAAGCGAACCGTATCGCCGACGAGATGGGGCACGAGCGCGAGTCCGGCGCCCCGGAGGTTCTCGCCGTCAAGTAG
- a CDS encoding PadR family transcriptional regulator: MATMDSSHALLGLLGTGSGYGYDLKHDYDRHFGAEKPLAFGQVYATLARLMKHGFIALLGDEAGGGPDRKRYEITPAGRAELEDWLFSADTPSPALQSNLFAKTIIALLLDDDAARLLDLQRAEHLERMRELTRRKLGADLATVLVCDHALFHIEADLRWIELTSARLGELRSEVAR; the protein is encoded by the coding sequence ATGGCAACCATGGACTCCTCACATGCCCTCCTCGGGCTGCTCGGAACGGGCTCAGGCTACGGGTACGACCTGAAGCACGACTACGATCGGCATTTCGGCGCAGAGAAGCCGCTCGCGTTCGGGCAGGTGTATGCGACGCTCGCTCGCCTCATGAAGCACGGCTTCATCGCGCTGCTCGGCGACGAAGCCGGAGGCGGGCCAGACCGCAAACGCTACGAGATTACGCCGGCCGGCCGCGCCGAGCTCGAAGATTGGCTGTTCTCCGCTGACACCCCCTCGCCGGCGCTCCAGAGCAACCTGTTCGCGAAGACGATCATCGCGCTGTTGCTCGACGACGACGCCGCACGGCTGCTCGATCTCCAGCGTGCCGAACACCTCGAGCGGATGCGCGAGCTGACGCGGCGAAAGTTGGGCGCTGATCTTGCCACGGTGCTCGTCTGCGACCACGCACTGTTCCACATCGAGGCTGACCTCCGGTGGATCGAGCTCACTTCGGCAAGGCTCGGCGAACTGCGGTCGGAGGTGGCGCGATGA
- a CDS encoding TraR/DksA family transcriptional regulator — translation MGAAPGSGDDAFRAALADARTEVAGRLADLERTLAELVRSRESANDDDEHDPEGVTLSSEWSRLSGLADAARTELAEADVALERWAAGRYGVCENCGGPIPVERLEVRPFATRCVPCASLRR, via the coding sequence GTGGGCGCGGCACCCGGCTCAGGCGACGACGCGTTTCGTGCCGCGCTCGCGGACGCGCGTACGGAGGTCGCCGGACGCCTGGCCGATCTCGAGCGCACCCTGGCCGAGCTTGTGCGCAGCCGCGAGTCAGCGAACGATGACGACGAGCACGACCCTGAGGGCGTGACGCTCTCCTCCGAGTGGTCCCGGCTCAGCGGCCTCGCGGACGCGGCGCGCACCGAACTCGCCGAGGCAGACGTGGCGCTCGAGCGGTGGGCGGCAGGCCGCTATGGTGTGTGCGAGAACTGCGGTGGGCCGATCCCTGTCGAGCGGCTCGAGGTGCGCCCGTTCGCGACGCGCTGCGTGCCGTGCGCGAGTCTGCGGCGCTGA
- a CDS encoding M50 family metallopeptidase: MTTVLLYALGILIIVLLLGISIALHEIGHLLPAKLFGVKVTQYMIGFGRTIWSRKKGETEYGVKMLPLGGYVAMIGMYPPSKPGEAPRESTTGFLNSVVEDAPVKVGKKHGESIVDEITRVGDVAPAAPSDAGPGNTGPSDADASVAAGQDETEYRRGLAGWVDEARDASAETIPDGEDHRSFYRLPVWKKIIVMAGGPLMNLVLAFLFFGIVISGFGVAQSSTTLAQVSECLVPAGSTQTSCGTDDPAAPAAAAGLQPGDTLVAVNGTKIEDWEQFRSIVASSPGLTLQVEIERNGKSDIMALTPEANERILADSSGKAVLNEDGTPKTESVGMIGATPGSEVVQRPIAEVPAFVGENVKNVAGVIVNLPARLVDVWQAAFGAEERDPNGPMGVVGIGRLAGEVVSMDEAPLAARAQFIFSLAGSLNVALFVFNLVPLMPLDGGHIAGAIYEAIKRGWARLRGKPDPGPVDTAKMVPVTFVVVIALGAMSLLLMYADIVKPVALFG; the protein is encoded by the coding sequence GTGACTACCGTTCTCCTCTACGCCCTCGGGATCCTGATCATCGTGCTGCTGCTCGGCATCTCGATCGCGCTGCACGAAATCGGGCATCTGCTCCCCGCCAAGCTCTTTGGCGTGAAGGTGACGCAGTACATGATCGGCTTCGGGCGCACCATCTGGTCACGCAAGAAGGGCGAGACCGAGTACGGCGTGAAGATGCTGCCGCTCGGCGGCTACGTCGCGATGATCGGCATGTATCCGCCGTCGAAGCCGGGGGAGGCGCCGCGCGAGTCCACCACCGGGTTCCTGAACTCGGTCGTCGAAGACGCGCCCGTCAAGGTCGGCAAGAAGCACGGCGAGTCGATCGTCGACGAGATCACGCGGGTTGGGGACGTCGCGCCGGCGGCGCCGAGCGATGCCGGCCCGGGGAACACCGGGCCGAGCGATGCGGACGCCTCGGTAGCAGCTGGGCAGGACGAGACCGAATACCGCCGCGGCCTCGCCGGCTGGGTCGACGAGGCGCGCGACGCGAGCGCGGAGACGATCCCCGATGGGGAGGATCACCGGTCGTTCTACAGGCTCCCCGTCTGGAAGAAGATCATCGTGATGGCGGGCGGGCCGCTCATGAACCTGGTGCTCGCGTTCCTGTTCTTCGGCATCGTGATCTCCGGCTTCGGCGTCGCACAGTCGAGCACGACGCTCGCGCAGGTGAGCGAGTGCCTTGTGCCCGCGGGGAGCACGCAGACGAGCTGCGGGACCGACGACCCGGCGGCGCCAGCCGCGGCCGCTGGGTTGCAGCCAGGGGACACGCTTGTCGCCGTGAACGGGACGAAGATCGAGGACTGGGAGCAGTTCCGCTCGATCGTCGCCTCATCGCCTGGCCTCACCCTGCAGGTCGAGATCGAGCGCAACGGCAAGTCCGACATCATGGCGCTCACGCCCGAGGCGAACGAACGGATCCTCGCGGACAGCAGCGGTAAGGCAGTGCTCAACGAAGACGGCACGCCGAAGACTGAGAGCGTCGGCATGATCGGGGCAACCCCCGGCTCCGAGGTGGTGCAGCGCCCGATCGCCGAGGTACCAGCGTTCGTCGGCGAGAACGTGAAGAACGTCGCCGGGGTCATCGTGAACCTCCCCGCGCGCCTCGTCGACGTCTGGCAGGCTGCCTTCGGTGCGGAGGAACGCGACCCGAACGGCCCGATGGGCGTCGTCGGGATCGGCAGGCTGGCGGGTGAGGTCGTGAGCATGGACGAGGCCCCGCTCGCCGCGCGCGCCCAGTTCATCTTCAGCCTCGCGGGCTCGCTCAACGTGGCGCTGTTCGTGTTCAACCTCGTGCCGCTCATGCCGCTCGACGGCGGGCACATCGCTGGCGCGATCTACGAGGCGATCAAGCGGGGCTGGGCGCGGCTGCGCGGCAAACCCGACCCGGGCCCCGTCGACACGGCGAAGATGGTGCCGGTCACGTTTGTGGTCGTGATCGCCCTCGGTGCGATGAGCCTGCTGCTCATGTACGCCGATATTGTGAAGCCCGTCGCGCTATTCGGCTAA
- a CDS encoding LOG family protein, whose translation MTAAASDQTTEAVDALLKVAGVTQQRGLVRRIVEAGLGLSADAASRLDLKISAAALEEMREAFALFAPYAGVRKATIFGSARTQPGDLLYTAAEASARALSDDDWMVVTGAGPGIMEAAAIGAGAEHSLGVSIRLPFEEEPNAFVANDERHVAMKYFFTRKLMLVKESSAFICLPGGFGTMDGTFELLTLQQTGKMAPVPIVLLDRPGGTYWEGFKSFVLNELERGGFVTPGDLDRVLITDSADAAVEHVHGFWSNYTDLRWFPTHVPGERDALLLYVRTAPTAAQLAELTERFGFMLAAGAIEVVEPYAEEGSERANLVRVRLVPRPHAIGELYRLIWALNEMVPGDPSTEE comes from the coding sequence ATGACAGCCGCAGCGAGTGACCAGACCACGGAAGCCGTAGACGCCCTTCTCAAAGTGGCCGGGGTGACGCAGCAGCGCGGGCTCGTTCGGAGGATCGTCGAGGCAGGCCTCGGGCTGTCCGCAGACGCCGCTTCACGGCTGGACCTGAAGATCTCTGCCGCGGCGCTCGAAGAGATGCGGGAGGCCTTCGCCCTATTCGCCCCCTACGCTGGCGTGCGGAAGGCGACGATCTTCGGGTCCGCGCGCACGCAGCCGGGCGACCTGCTCTACACCGCGGCGGAGGCGAGCGCGCGGGCACTCTCGGACGACGACTGGATGGTCGTGACCGGCGCCGGTCCAGGGATCATGGAGGCCGCCGCAATCGGGGCAGGCGCCGAGCACTCCCTCGGGGTCTCGATCCGGCTGCCCTTCGAGGAAGAGCCGAATGCGTTCGTCGCGAACGATGAACGGCACGTCGCGATGAAGTACTTCTTCACCCGGAAGCTCATGCTCGTGAAGGAATCGAGCGCCTTCATCTGCCTGCCCGGCGGATTCGGCACGATGGACGGGACGTTCGAGCTACTCACCCTGCAGCAGACGGGAAAGATGGCGCCCGTACCGATCGTACTGCTCGACCGGCCGGGCGGAACCTACTGGGAGGGATTCAAGAGCTTCGTGCTCAACGAGCTCGAGCGCGGGGGCTTCGTCACGCCGGGCGACCTCGACCGCGTCCTCATCACGGACTCCGCAGACGCCGCCGTCGAGCACGTGCACGGTTTCTGGAGCAACTACACGGACCTGCGCTGGTTCCCGACCCACGTGCCAGGCGAGCGTGACGCGCTGCTGCTGTACGTGCGGACGGCTCCGACCGCGGCGCAGCTTGCCGAGCTCACCGAACGCTTTGGGTTCATGCTCGCGGCCGGAGCGATTGAGGTCGTGGAGCCCTACGCCGAAGAAGGATCGGAGCGCGCCAACCTCGTGCGGGTACGCCTGGTGCCCCGGCCGCACGCGATCGGGGAACTCTACCGGCTCATCTGGGCGTTGAACGAGATGGTGCCCGGCGACCCGTCGACGGAGGAATAG
- a CDS encoding RNB domain-containing ribonuclease, giving the protein MPSRRTHIAPHAPGGQLAAALTALREANGIVDAFPPEALAEAVSAAPPVPDLDLRDIEFVTLDPAESRDLDQAFHIERTGRAGFMLRYAIADVPGFVAPCGALDAEARRRGQTLYLPDGSVPLHPRELSEGRASLLPNEDRSAFVWTIELDADGRAALDGADVGPARVERARIRSRAKLDYASAQVAVDSGTAGPGTGAAGAGAPPTGTAAAAAALALLPVVGELRIACERARGGASLNMAEEEVVRDEHGYRIERRFPLRVEEWNAQLSLLTGMAAGRIMLDGGIGILRTMLPPDATALAEFHGRVAALGLPWPDGIPYGEYLRTVPADTPAGAAVLHAASSLFRGADYAAFGVTHDGVTLAPPEHPEQAAIAAPYAHVTAPLRRLVDRWGLAICEALCAGRDVPEWALASLGEVPGLMRSSAAIAGRLNSEALDRIEAALLRDRAGEAFDAVVLEARGETARVQIVDPAVTARVPNPGGALVAGRHARVRVVRADVATGTIELVAA; this is encoded by the coding sequence ATGCCCAGCAGGCGGACGCACATCGCACCTCACGCGCCAGGCGGCCAGCTCGCCGCGGCGCTCACCGCGCTCAGGGAGGCGAACGGGATCGTCGACGCGTTCCCACCGGAAGCGCTCGCAGAGGCCGTCTCGGCCGCGCCGCCCGTCCCCGATCTCGACCTCCGCGACATCGAGTTTGTGACGCTCGACCCAGCGGAGTCGCGTGACCTCGACCAGGCGTTCCATATCGAGCGCACCGGCCGCGCCGGGTTCATGCTCCGCTACGCGATCGCCGACGTGCCGGGCTTTGTGGCGCCGTGCGGCGCGCTCGACGCCGAGGCACGGCGCCGCGGCCAGACCCTCTATCTTCCGGACGGGTCGGTGCCGCTGCACCCGCGCGAACTCAGTGAGGGGCGCGCCTCGCTGCTCCCGAACGAGGATCGGAGCGCGTTCGTCTGGACGATCGAGCTCGACGCCGATGGCCGTGCCGCGCTCGACGGGGCGGATGTCGGCCCTGCCCGCGTCGAGCGCGCCCGGATCCGTTCCCGCGCGAAGCTCGACTATGCGTCGGCGCAGGTCGCTGTCGATTCGGGCACGGCCGGGCCTGGCACCGGTGCCGCGGGTGCCGGGGCCCCGCCCACAGGCACCGCAGCCGCAGCCGCGGCCCTCGCGCTTCTCCCGGTGGTCGGCGAGCTCCGGATCGCCTGCGAGCGGGCGCGCGGCGGTGCGAGCCTGAACATGGCCGAAGAGGAGGTTGTCCGCGACGAGCACGGCTACCGGATCGAGCGCCGGTTCCCGCTCCGTGTCGAGGAGTGGAACGCCCAGCTGTCCCTCCTCACCGGGATGGCGGCAGGCAGGATCATGCTTGACGGCGGGATCGGGATCCTTCGCACGATGTTGCCGCCCGACGCCACCGCGCTCGCCGAGTTTCACGGCCGCGTCGCTGCGCTCGGGCTCCCCTGGCCGGACGGCATCCCTTACGGCGAATACCTCCGAACCGTCCCAGCTGACACGCCGGCGGGCGCCGCCGTGCTGCACGCCGCGTCAAGCCTCTTCCGCGGCGCGGATTACGCCGCGTTCGGCGTGACGCACGACGGCGTGACGCTCGCACCGCCCGAGCATCCCGAGCAGGCCGCGATCGCGGCCCCGTACGCGCACGTGACCGCACCACTTCGGCGGCTCGTCGACAGGTGGGGGCTCGCGATCTGCGAGGCCCTCTGCGCTGGCCGCGATGTGCCGGAGTGGGCGCTCGCGAGCCTCGGCGAGGTCCCCGGGCTCATGCGATCCTCAGCCGCGATCGCGGGCAGGCTCAACTCGGAGGCGCTCGACAGGATCGAGGCCGCGCTGCTCCGCGACCGCGCCGGGGAAGCGTTTGACGCGGTCGTGCTCGAAGCTCGCGGCGAGACCGCGCGAGTGCAGATCGTTGACCCTGCCGTCACCGCGCGCGTCCCCAATCCGGGCGGCGCGCTCGTCGCGGGACGCCACGCCCGCGTCCGAGTGGTGCGGGCCGATGTCGCGACCGGCACGATCGAGCTCGTCGCGGCCTGA
- a CDS encoding FtsX-like permease family protein, with amino-acid sequence MKALTLGWVLASRERGGSKRLVGIAAGVAVGVALLLLVIAAYQALGDRSARSTWPLDSAFKTGQVAELEFGDDTLWVAPSGMLGAPGDYYDGQAITRVSIAATPQSTVAVPGIERAPQPGEYYASPALAALIDGTPADELGDRFGTRIGIVGPDALLGPETMLAIVGADAAAVEPMLGASLHAELSGVRFPTPAYAMIAIVGGIAVLFPVVVLISIVTKLGQAARTERFSTIRLIGASPRLVAMLAALEAVVPALAGALAGVGLFYAVRPLAALVEIEGSRFFVSDLAVPAWAMIAAALGTALLAGLVAFGTALRTGLGPLGGSREQQERRPRWWSLVPLGLGAVVIAAPAVVAAAGLDVRVPDVAVLVGFILITVGLVLAGPWLAAAVSRFGARRANDAAGVLAMRRIARHPRATFRSVSGLVLALFVVTVFAVGTTTEIVDEVADVPATELVPADALVTNLGFEADEAEQERALARVAAADGVDRVVRVGWYDDETAGADGEQGDAGDASAEANGEALGGGFVVSAADAAALGLDAGSAEWLWIEQPYFSPFEIGRDIDTAPMTAAAAATATPALVTVLTDGQPGSRERARTAITTSGLTVAGLPATRAESTDASATRFARQYVSLAWIGILIATLISAISLSVSTVAGMIDRRRQLGLLRLSGMPAATLRRMIVVETALPLATVFLLTVGLGFLTAWAVVVALSGGDRGVTLPDVGYLGLIGICLGLAAAAILVVFRTVRSELPLAATRFE; translated from the coding sequence ATGAAGGCGCTGACACTCGGCTGGGTGCTTGCCTCGCGAGAGCGTGGCGGGTCGAAACGCCTCGTCGGCATCGCCGCGGGTGTCGCGGTCGGCGTCGCGCTGCTGTTGCTCGTCATCGCGGCCTACCAGGCGCTCGGCGACCGGAGCGCCCGGTCGACCTGGCCACTCGATAGTGCCTTCAAGACGGGCCAGGTCGCCGAGCTCGAGTTCGGCGACGACACCCTGTGGGTCGCGCCGAGCGGCATGCTCGGAGCCCCGGGCGACTACTACGACGGCCAGGCGATCACGCGGGTCTCGATCGCGGCGACCCCGCAGTCGACGGTCGCGGTGCCGGGCATCGAGCGCGCCCCGCAACCGGGGGAGTACTACGCCTCGCCTGCACTCGCGGCGCTGATCGACGGCACCCCCGCGGACGAGCTCGGGGACCGCTTCGGCACGCGGATCGGCATCGTCGGCCCCGATGCGCTCCTCGGCCCAGAAACCATGCTCGCGATCGTCGGCGCCGACGCAGCCGCCGTCGAACCGATGCTCGGAGCGAGCCTGCACGCGGAACTCTCAGGCGTCCGCTTCCCGACACCCGCGTACGCGATGATCGCGATTGTCGGCGGGATCGCCGTCCTCTTCCCCGTCGTCGTACTCATCTCGATCGTCACCAAGCTCGGGCAGGCCGCACGTACCGAGCGGTTCTCGACGATCCGGCTCATCGGCGCATCGCCGCGGCTCGTCGCCATGCTCGCGGCGCTCGAGGCCGTCGTCCCAGCGCTCGCCGGGGCGCTCGCCGGAGTCGGGCTCTTCTACGCCGTTCGTCCGCTCGCGGCGCTCGTCGAGATCGAAGGATCACGATTCTTCGTGAGCGACCTCGCCGTTCCTGCCTGGGCGATGATCGCCGCCGCACTCGGGACGGCACTGCTCGCCGGCCTGGTCGCGTTCGGTACCGCGCTGCGCACCGGCCTGGGGCCGCTCGGCGGAAGCCGCGAACAGCAGGAGCGCCGGCCTCGATGGTGGTCGCTTGTGCCGCTTGGGCTCGGCGCGGTCGTGATCGCCGCGCCCGCAGTCGTCGCAGCCGCGGGGCTCGACGTGCGGGTCCCCGACGTCGCCGTCCTTGTCGGGTTCATTCTCATCACCGTTGGACTCGTGCTCGCCGGGCCGTGGCTTGCCGCTGCCGTCAGCCGCTTCGGCGCCCGACGCGCGAACGATGCGGCAGGGGTGCTCGCGATGCGCAGGATCGCACGCCACCCGCGCGCAACCTTCCGGTCGGTGAGTGGCCTCGTGCTCGCGCTGTTCGTGGTGACGGTGTTCGCTGTCGGAACGACGACAGAGATCGTTGACGAGGTCGCCGACGTGCCGGCGACCGAACTCGTGCCTGCCGACGCGCTGGTTACGAACCTCGGGTTCGAAGCCGACGAAGCGGAACAGGAGCGGGCGCTCGCTCGCGTCGCCGCCGCTGACGGGGTCGACCGCGTCGTTCGGGTCGGCTGGTACGACGACGAGACCGCGGGCGCTGACGGTGAGCAGGGCGACGCCGGCGACGCGTCCGCCGAGGCGAACGGCGAAGCGCTCGGTGGCGGCTTCGTCGTGTCGGCGGCGGACGCGGCGGCGCTCGGCCTCGACGCGGGGAGCGCCGAGTGGCTGTGGATCGAACAGCCCTACTTCAGCCCCTTCGAGATCGGCAGAGACATTGACACCGCCCCGATGACCGCAGCGGCCGCTGCCACCGCGACGCCGGCGCTCGTCACCGTGCTCACCGACGGGCAACCTGGCTCGCGTGAGCGGGCGCGGACCGCCATAACGACCAGCGGCCTCACTGTCGCTGGCCTGCCAGCGACGCGGGCGGAGAGTACAGATGCGAGCGCGACCCGGTTCGCGCGGCAGTACGTCAGCCTTGCCTGGATCGGGATCCTGATCGCCACGCTCATCTCGGCGATCTCGCTGTCTGTCTCGACAGTCGCGGGCATGATCGATCGACGGCGCCAGCTTGGCCTGTTGCGGCTGAGCGGGATGCCAGCAGCGACGCTCCGGCGAATGATTGTGGTCGAGACCGCGCTGCCGCTCGCGACGGTGTTCCTGCTCACGGTCGGCCTCGGCTTCCTCACCGCGTGGGCCGTCGTCGTCGCGTTGAGCGGGGGCGACCGAGGCGTGACGCTCCCCGACGTCGGCTACCTCGGGCTCATCGGGATCTGCCTGGGGCTCGCTGCCGCCGCGATCCTCGTCGTGTTCCGCACAGTGCGAAGTGAGCTGCCGCTCGCCGCGACCCGGTTCGAATAG